The nucleotide window GACCCGCTCGACCCGGCCCTGGGAGACCAGCTCGGTGATGTCGCGGCGCACGGTCATCTCCGAGATCCCCAGCTCCTCGACGATGTCGGCCACGCGCACGCCACCGGTGGCCGCCACGCGCTCCAGGATGTGCTCCTGGCGCTGGCGGGCGAGCATCGGCGAGGGTCGGGGGCCTGTGGCGGTGGGGGCGGTGTGCACGGTGCCCATCCTGCCAGATACCCCAGGTTCGCACGAGTGCGCACAGAGTCGAACATCTCCGTGTGGTGTTCTCCGGGCTGCATCCCCCGGATGTGATCCGCGGCCCTTGGGAGTGACCGCCGCCGAATAGGACCTTGGTGCCATGGCACGGTAGGGTGACGGGAGCTCTATCGCAGCCATCGCCGATGCGATCGCCGCGGGGAGCCGCTGATCACCCGGCCGGCACCGACGGCGGGGCGGCGGAGTCGTTGACGACCGCCCGGGGACGCCATGAGGCCTTCCGGGGGCGGACAGAGGTGAAGGAGGCCGGGAGATGAACGTTCCCGCACCCGACGCGGGCCAGTGCGTCATCGGTGTGGCCATCGCCCTGCCCGAGCCGGAGGCCGCCAGGGTCCGCGCTGTGCGCGAGGCCGCCGGCGACCCGCTGGCCGCCGTGGTACCCCCGCATATCACCCTGCTGCCCCCGACCGCCGTCGAGATCGCGAGCATGGGGGCCATCACCGCCCACCTGGAGCGGGTGGCCGCCCGCACCGCGCCCTTCACCATCCACCTCCAGCGGGTGGGCACCTTCCGCCCGGTCAACCCCGTGGTCTTCCTCGAGCTCAGCCGCGGGGTGGCCCAGTGCGATGACCTCCAGGGCGCCGTTCGCGACGAGGGCGGCCCCCTGGCGCTCCCCCTGAGCTACCCCTTCCACCCCCACGTCACCCTGGCCCACGAGATCGACGACGAGGCCCTGGATCATGCCGCAGGCGCCGCGGCGGACCTGGACATCCGCTTCACCGCCTCCAGCCTCCACCTCTACCGCTTCACCGGCCAGGGGGGCTGGCAGATCGTGGCGGCCCCGGCCTTCGCCTCCTCGGCGCTGAGCCCGGCGCCCTGAGTGAATCGAGTGATGCGCATGGACCGTGTCAAGACCTGGACCGCCCGCCTCATGGACCTCTACCAGCGCTCGCGCCTGGGACGCACGCTGGCGCGCTACTCCATGGCGCGCGGGGGCCTCATGGCCGGTGGGATCGCCTACACCGGGCTCTTCTCGGTCTTCTCGGCCCTGGCCATCGGCGTGACGGTGCTCATGGCCACCATCGGGGGCAGGCCGGCCCAGCGCGACGGGGTCATCTCCGCCATCGACTCCACCCTGCCCGGCGTGGTGGACACCGGCAATGGCGGACTGGTGACCGTCGAGCAGCTCACTCTGGATTCCGCGCTCAACGTCGGCTCCATCGTGGCCGGCCTCATCCTGCTCTACTCCGCGGTCAGCCTCATGGGCACGATCAGGATCGCCCTGCGCGCCATGTTCGGCATGGTGCACCAGACCCGGGGCTTCGTGACCATCCAGGCCGCCAACCTGCTGTGCTTCGTGGTGGTCATGGTCGCCGTCCTGGTCACGGCGGT belongs to Actinomyces capricornis and includes:
- a CDS encoding 2'-5' RNA ligase family protein, whose translation is MNVPAPDAGQCVIGVAIALPEPEAARVRAVREAAGDPLAAVVPPHITLLPPTAVEIASMGAITAHLERVAARTAPFTIHLQRVGTFRPVNPVVFLELSRGVAQCDDLQGAVRDEGGPLALPLSYPFHPHVTLAHEIDDEALDHAAGAAADLDIRFTASSLHLYRFTGQGGWQIVAAPAFASSALSPAP